In Paenibacillus sp. G2S3, a single window of DNA contains:
- a CDS encoding glycoside hydrolase family 3 C-terminal domain-containing protein → MSTQNVGIPLEGFAEFSRTVAAEGAVLVKNDNQVLPLGEGDNVAIFGRSQVNYYRSGTGSGGSVHVTYTTNLLDGLRTKKNLTVNEELAAVYEKWIEQNPFDNGGGAWAAEPWHQKEMSLSDELVSEARNKSNKAILVIGRTAGEDQDNADAPGSYQLTNDEQAMLKQVTTYFEQTIVVLNVSNIIDMNWMNDDSYKYPISTVIYSWQGGMEGGNAIADVLSGEVTPSGKLTDTIAYSINDYPSTQNYGNEFTNLYQEDIYVGYRYFETFCPDKVQFEFGYGLSYTTFSIEPEEAKSITREGESYIEVGVTVTNTGTTFAGKEVVQVYYEAPQGKLGKPAKALVSFGKTKVLEPGEAQRLIVSFPVHSMASYDDAGVTGHASAYVLEEGTYRLYVGTSVKQVVAVGVEGKDGYVVEALQVVEQLQEALAPTESFTRMTPGARKADGSYEIVYVEVPKRKISLAERIENNLPVTISQTGNKGYKLRDVHEQKISMEAFIAQLSDEDLAAIVRGEGMSSPLVTPGTASAFGGVSDSLFNYGIPVACTADGPSGIRMDSGAKATQVAIGTLLAATWNAELVEELYVMEGQELLRNNVDSLLGPGLNIRRSPLNGRNFEYFSEDPLISGVFAAACTRGILKGGSTATMKHFACNNQEKHRSKVNAVVSERALREIYLKGFEIAVKQGGSNSIMTSYNPVNGHWAASNYDLNTTILRGEWGFKGIVMTDWWAIMNDVVNAGPADRKFTNWMVRAQNDLYMVVANYGAEINGWNDNTIESLENGTLTRGELQRSAINICEFIMNAPVFSRKQEIVETVESFKANPSLTGDQAQSLSQNPQVKPVVEGSTSFKVEQAGQYRILVHIMSTEPELAQSACNVSVNDQLMTTIQTNGTEGQWIRQKLVKVELEAGLYEMKLEFIKPGLQIDWIEFNKID, encoded by the coding sequence TTGAGCACACAGAATGTGGGAATTCCATTAGAAGGTTTTGCAGAATTTAGCCGGACAGTAGCCGCTGAAGGTGCGGTGCTGGTAAAGAATGATAATCAGGTACTTCCGCTTGGCGAAGGTGATAATGTTGCGATTTTTGGCAGATCCCAAGTGAATTATTATCGCAGTGGTACAGGCTCCGGCGGTAGTGTCCATGTTACTTATACGACTAATTTATTGGATGGTCTTCGCACTAAGAAGAACCTTACAGTTAACGAAGAATTGGCAGCTGTCTATGAAAAGTGGATTGAACAGAATCCATTTGATAATGGTGGAGGTGCATGGGCTGCAGAACCTTGGCATCAGAAGGAAATGTCTTTGAGCGATGAACTGGTTTCCGAAGCTAGAAACAAATCCAATAAAGCCATTCTTGTAATTGGACGCACGGCAGGGGAAGATCAGGATAATGCTGATGCACCGGGCAGCTACCAATTAACAAATGATGAACAGGCGATGCTGAAGCAGGTAACTACATATTTTGAGCAAACAATCGTTGTCCTCAATGTCTCGAACATTATCGATATGAACTGGATGAACGATGATAGCTACAAATATCCGATTTCAACTGTGATTTATTCTTGGCAGGGTGGTATGGAAGGTGGGAATGCGATTGCAGATGTGCTGTCTGGTGAGGTAACTCCAAGCGGTAAACTGACAGATACAATTGCTTATTCCATCAATGATTACCCATCAACACAAAATTACGGCAATGAATTTACGAACTTGTATCAGGAAGATATCTATGTAGGATATCGTTATTTCGAAACATTTTGCCCAGATAAGGTTCAATTTGAATTTGGATATGGGTTATCTTATACAACTTTTAGTATCGAGCCAGAAGAAGCTAAATCGATTACCAGAGAAGGCGAGTCTTACATTGAAGTCGGCGTAACCGTTACCAATACAGGAACTACCTTTGCTGGTAAAGAGGTTGTTCAGGTCTATTATGAAGCTCCACAAGGTAAACTCGGTAAACCAGCTAAAGCTCTGGTATCATTTGGCAAGACAAAAGTTCTTGAACCGGGTGAAGCGCAGCGCCTTATCGTGAGTTTCCCTGTACATTCGATGGCTTCTTATGATGACGCAGGTGTGACAGGACATGCTTCTGCCTATGTTCTTGAAGAAGGTACTTACCGATTGTATGTAGGAACTAGTGTTAAACAAGTGGTGGCAGTCGGCGTTGAGGGTAAAGACGGCTACGTCGTAGAAGCTCTTCAAGTTGTAGAACAGTTGCAAGAAGCTCTTGCACCAACGGAAAGCTTTACAAGAATGACGCCCGGCGCTCGGAAAGCAGACGGTTCGTATGAAATTGTTTATGTAGAGGTTCCTAAACGTAAGATTTCGTTAGCGGAGCGGATCGAGAACAATCTTCCGGTGACGATTTCACAAACAGGAAATAAAGGATATAAATTAAGAGATGTACATGAACAGAAGATAAGTATGGAAGCCTTTATTGCACAGCTCAGTGATGAGGATTTGGCTGCAATTGTACGTGGTGAAGGGATGAGTAGTCCTTTAGTTACACCGGGTACAGCTTCTGCATTTGGTGGAGTAAGTGACAGCTTATTTAATTACGGAATTCCAGTTGCATGTACGGCTGATGGTCCTTCAGGAATTCGTATGGATAGCGGAGCTAAGGCTACTCAAGTTGCTATCGGAACACTTCTTGCAGCGACTTGGAATGCGGAATTGGTAGAAGAGCTTTATGTTATGGAAGGTCAAGAGTTGTTAAGAAATAACGTGGATTCCTTGCTTGGACCTGGCCTTAATATCCGCCGCAGTCCGCTTAATGGACGTAACTTTGAGTATTTCTCAGAAGATCCTTTGATCTCTGGGGTGTTTGCAGCTGCATGTACCCGCGGTATTTTGAAAGGCGGATCAACCGCAACGATGAAGCATTTCGCCTGCAATAATCAGGAGAAACATCGTAGTAAAGTAAACGCCGTGGTGTCTGAACGTGCGCTTCGTGAGATTTATTTGAAAGGCTTTGAAATCGCGGTGAAGCAGGGCGGTTCGAATTCTATAATGACCTCCTACAATCCAGTTAATGGACATTGGGCGGCTTCTAATTATGATTTGAACACCACGATTCTTCGCGGAGAGTGGGGCTTTAAAGGGATTGTAATGACTGACTGGTGGGCAATCATGAATGATGTTGTTAATGCCGGACCAGCAGACCGGAAATTTACAAATTGGATGGTTCGTGCACAAAACGACCTCTATATGGTTGTAGCTAACTATGGTGCAGAAATTAACGGATGGAATGACAACACCATTGAGTCCTTGGAAAATGGTACGTTAACCCGTGGAGAGCTCCAACGTTCTGCCATTAACATTTGTGAGTTTATCATGAATGCACCTGTGTTCTCGAGAAAACAGGAAATTGTAGAAACAGTTGAGTCCTTCAAAGCTAATCCATCTCTTACTGGAGACCAAGCTCAATCTTTATCTCAGAATCCACAGGTAAAACCTGTCGTAGAAGGATCGACAAGCTTTAAAGTGGAACAGGCTGGTCAATACCGTATCCTAGTGCATATCATGTCAACAGAGCCTGAACTGGCTCAAAGCGCATGTAATGTGTCAGTAAATGATCAATTGATGACAACTATTCAAACGAATGGTACGGAAGGTCAATGGATCAGACAAAAGCTTGTAAAAGTTGAACTTGAAGCAGGCCTGTATGAAATGAAATTGGAGTTCATCAAACCAGGTTTGCAGATCGATTGGATTGAATTTAATAAAATCGACTAG
- a CDS encoding HAMP domain-containing sensor histidine kinase — MNIKRRLTLKFVLQLAITGMVVLAISAITFTWILLRFLDISLTRDFANVGLEQLVESSKIDEDGIHFSPSLLEQVKKNKGWLQSLNEDGQVESAYNTPKDVPIQYGPGEVVAYWTGTQPFPYNLALWIQEKDGKQLALVYGAPNVLGPLLKKVSEGTFAAAKGEPVLPDELEKEIKSAQAFVQLIDSSGNEVVSYNRPNMIPTQYSVQELALRTMYSERYGYHVLSSFDKESGRTWIVGEPNIKGTDPGKKVWIPEEVKVVIIGSFAMLIALLIAFVLLSLWQAHRFGAPMLHMLVWLDSIGNAIYTEPMDRKGLRRSRTAVGKWRRRYRVFADVMVSIEKLSATLKRDQVLREETESLREEWIAGVTHDLKTPLSSITGYAHLLAEPKYDWSKEEVRKFTTTMLDKSAHMDMLISDLAMTYRLKSGIKPPETMEVELNAWLQQALEQAAANPAYGKARIVFLAAQTEVRAQLYTPWLERVVNNLTANALLHNPPDTKLTVSLIHKERDSGYIIQFADDGDGMDEETKIRLFERYYRGTDTASTTNGSGLGMAISKGLIECMGGQITVESQVGKGTVIKLIWS, encoded by the coding sequence ATGAATATTAAGCGCCGGTTAACGTTAAAGTTTGTTCTACAGCTCGCAATTACGGGCATGGTAGTTCTCGCTATTTCTGCCATAACATTTACTTGGATTTTGCTGCGGTTTCTTGATATTAGTCTCACGCGTGATTTTGCCAATGTGGGTCTTGAACAATTGGTAGAATCTTCTAAGATTGATGAGGATGGCATACATTTTTCTCCGAGTTTACTGGAGCAAGTGAAGAAAAATAAAGGCTGGCTACAAAGTCTAAATGAAGATGGGCAAGTCGAGAGTGCCTATAATACACCTAAAGATGTACCCATTCAATACGGTCCTGGCGAAGTAGTTGCCTATTGGACGGGTACTCAACCGTTTCCTTATAATCTGGCACTATGGATTCAAGAAAAGGATGGTAAACAGCTCGCACTGGTGTATGGTGCACCTAATGTATTAGGTCCACTGTTAAAGAAAGTGAGTGAGGGGACATTCGCTGCTGCGAAAGGGGAGCCAGTACTTCCTGATGAACTTGAAAAAGAAATTAAATCAGCCCAAGCTTTTGTTCAACTTATAGATTCATCAGGCAATGAAGTGGTTTCTTATAACAGACCTAATATGATACCCACTCAGTACTCTGTTCAAGAGCTTGCTCTTCGCACCATGTACAGTGAGCGATATGGGTACCATGTTCTTTCTTCTTTTGATAAGGAGTCAGGTCGTACTTGGATCGTGGGAGAACCCAATATCAAAGGGACAGATCCAGGTAAAAAAGTGTGGATACCAGAGGAAGTCAAGGTCGTGATCATCGGCTCATTTGCCATGCTTATTGCTTTATTGATCGCGTTTGTGTTGCTCTCCTTATGGCAAGCACATCGTTTTGGTGCGCCAATGCTGCATATGCTCGTGTGGCTCGATTCCATCGGAAATGCCATCTATACAGAGCCAATGGATCGTAAAGGACTTCGTCGCAGTCGAACAGCCGTGGGTAAATGGAGGAGAAGATACCGTGTTTTTGCTGATGTGATGGTTTCAATTGAGAAATTATCAGCAACCTTGAAGAGAGATCAAGTACTGCGGGAAGAGACGGAGAGCTTACGCGAGGAATGGATCGCCGGTGTTACCCATGATTTGAAAACCCCATTATCCTCTATCACAGGATATGCTCATTTACTGGCAGAACCCAAATATGATTGGTCGAAAGAGGAAGTCCGTAAGTTTACAACGACTATGCTAGATAAATCGGCCCATATGGACATGCTGATCAGTGATCTTGCAATGACCTATCGTCTAAAGTCAGGAATTAAACCACCTGAGACGATGGAAGTTGAATTGAACGCTTGGCTGCAACAAGCTCTCGAACAAGCTGCTGCCAATCCTGCCTACGGGAAGGCGCGAATTGTATTTCTCGCTGCACAAACCGAAGTTAGAGCTCAACTGTATACACCTTGGTTAGAGAGAGTTGTCAACAATTTAACTGCGAATGCGCTGCTCCATAATCCACCGGATACGAAGTTAACGGTCTCCCTTATTCATAAAGAAAGGGATAGCGGATATATCATTCAATTTGCTGATGACGGTGATGGAATGGATGAAGAAACAAAGATTCGATTGTTTGAGCGGTATTATCGAGGAACGGATACAGCCTCTACCACCAACGGTTCTGGTCTCGGCATGGCGATCTCTAAAGGATTGATCGAATGCATGGGTGGTCAGATTACTGTCGAGAGTCAAGTAGGTAAAGGGACAGTTATTAAGTTAATATGGAGCTGA
- a CDS encoding DinB family protein, whose product MDKDLIIGDVLQELAGTRRMLEKLPQEHMTWKPHEKSMSLGGLSTHLVNLLNWQSAILLHSEFDLASVAYRREALESPAAVLQEFDMSAREIEQLIAESNVESLGAEWTLRNGAVVIRRQSRAAALRTIGLNHMIHHRAQLGVYFRLLNIPVPGLYGPSADELANT is encoded by the coding sequence ATGGATAAAGATCTGATTATCGGGGACGTTTTGCAGGAGTTAGCGGGTACACGTCGTATGCTGGAGAAGCTTCCGCAGGAGCATATGACATGGAAGCCACACGAAAAGTCAATGAGTCTTGGTGGTTTGTCCACACACCTAGTCAATCTGTTAAACTGGCAATCAGCCATTCTTCTTCACTCGGAGTTTGATTTGGCATCTGTGGCATATCGACGAGAAGCGCTGGAGAGTCCCGCCGCGGTTCTGCAAGAATTCGACATGAGCGCTCGTGAGATTGAACAATTAATTGCTGAAAGTAATGTGGAGTCGCTTGGTGCGGAGTGGACGTTACGTAATGGCGCAGTGGTCATCCGCCGTCAGTCACGGGCAGCCGCGCTTCGTACCATCGGATTAAATCATATGATTCACCACCGGGCACAGCTTGGGGTATACTTTCGCCTTCTTAATATACCAGTGCCGGGCTTGTATGGTCCCTCGGCAGATGAATTAGCAAACACTTAA
- a CDS encoding SDR family oxidoreductase, translating to MKIAITGATGQFGSLAIESLLKTVPAGDLVVSVRNPDKARDLKARGVEVRHGDFDKPETLDVAFAGVDRLLIVSSDGDNETRIRQHKAAIDAAAKAGVGFIAYTSVGHAEKSELFLAEVHRVTEEAIRATGIPYSFLRNNWYMENEIGSIQGAVAGAPWVTSAGSGKVGWAARGDYAEAAANVLTGEGHENTIYELSGKPLTQEELTGIISGVIGKEIKVLQVDDEAYAKIMAEVGVPEAALPFVVAIQRGIREGWLDIESGDLEKVLNRPVTPLAEVISDLVNNLQA from the coding sequence ATGAAAATAGCTATAACAGGAGCAACAGGTCAATTCGGATCATTGGCGATAGAATCTCTACTAAAAACTGTACCCGCAGGGGACCTTGTAGTTAGTGTCCGGAATCCAGATAAAGCAAGAGATCTTAAAGCGCGTGGTGTGGAAGTCCGTCATGGTGACTTTGATAAGCCGGAAACATTGGATGTAGCGTTTGCCGGTGTGGATCGACTGCTAATTGTATCTTCAGATGGAGATAACGAGACTCGGATTCGCCAGCATAAAGCAGCTATTGATGCAGCCGCTAAAGCTGGTGTTGGATTCATTGCCTATACAAGCGTAGGACATGCAGAGAAGAGTGAGCTGTTCCTTGCTGAAGTACACCGTGTAACCGAAGAAGCCATTCGAGCTACCGGAATTCCTTACAGCTTCCTTCGCAACAACTGGTATATGGAGAACGAGATTGGATCTATTCAAGGAGCAGTAGCAGGTGCCCCATGGGTAACTTCTGCTGGTAGTGGTAAAGTTGGCTGGGCAGCACGAGGAGATTATGCAGAAGCTGCTGCTAATGTTCTAACTGGGGAAGGACATGAGAATACGATTTATGAATTGTCTGGCAAGCCTTTAACACAAGAGGAATTGACTGGAATTATAAGTGGCGTAATTGGAAAAGAAATTAAAGTGCTGCAAGTTGACGACGAAGCTTATGCGAAAATCATGGCTGAGGTTGGTGTACCAGAAGCTGCTCTGCCATTCGTTGTTGCGATTCAACGTGGTATTCGCGAAGGATGGCTGGATATTGAAAGTGGCGATCTAGAGAAAGTACTCAATCGTCCAGTCACTCCGTTAGCCGAAGTTATCAGTGATCTAGTAAATAATTTGCAAGCTTAA
- a CDS encoding response regulator transcription factor — MNEASILLVDDELSLLEIMETVLRKEGYLNIDTAMTGEEAISACEAKKYDLIVLDVMLPGRSGIEICPFIRQTTDAPILFLTARTSDFDKLTGFAIGGDDYITKPFNPLEVVARIRAQLRRYLSSPAQLGTDKITGTVHSKSANVYDYGRFKLDETAGELLVEGEPVSCPALVFQLLLFLCKHPNQIFSKSELYEKVWGEEALSDDNTVMVHIHRIRERIEADPSDPKFIVNVRGLGYKLVKVERQELSAP; from the coding sequence ATGAATGAAGCTTCGATTTTACTTGTGGATGATGAGCTATCGCTTTTGGAGATTATGGAGACAGTGCTGCGCAAGGAAGGTTATCTGAATATTGATACTGCGATGACGGGTGAGGAGGCTATAAGCGCCTGCGAAGCCAAAAAATATGATTTGATTGTATTGGATGTGATGTTACCAGGGCGCAGTGGAATTGAAATTTGTCCTTTTATCCGACAGACGACGGACGCACCTATCCTGTTTCTTACGGCTCGAACCTCTGATTTTGATAAGCTGACCGGATTTGCTATAGGTGGGGATGATTATATCACCAAGCCCTTTAATCCTCTTGAAGTCGTCGCTCGCATAAGAGCGCAGTTGCGGAGATACTTAAGTTCACCAGCTCAATTAGGTACTGATAAGATTACAGGGACAGTTCACAGCAAATCTGCGAACGTTTACGATTACGGTAGATTTAAACTAGATGAAACAGCAGGGGAGCTGCTGGTTGAGGGTGAGCCGGTCTCTTGTCCGGCGCTTGTATTCCAATTGCTGCTGTTCTTATGTAAACATCCCAATCAAATATTCAGCAAAAGTGAATTATATGAAAAGGTTTGGGGTGAAGAAGCCTTAAGTGATGATAATACGGTCATGGTGCACATTCACCGCATAAGAGAGCGTATAGAAGCTGACCCTTCCGATCCGAAGTTTATCGTTAATGTTAGAGGTCTTGGGTACAAATTGGTTAAAGTAGAACGCCAAGAGTTGTCTGCGCCATGA
- a CDS encoding Lsa family ABC-F type ribosomal protection protein — protein sequence MSLINVTNLTFAYEGSYDNIFENVNFQIDTDWKLGFTGRNGRGKTTFMSLLLGKYEYSGNISAHVTFEYFPFQVDNKALNTIDVISGIFPDYIHWKLMRELSLLKVSEDVLYRPFDSLSNGEQTKVLLATLFIKENSFLLIDEPTNHLDMTARKLVSDYLNTKSGYILVSHDRSFLDNCVDHILSINKTNIEIQKGNFSSWWENKVRQDNFELAEDEKLRRDIKRLSASSKRTGNWSHEVEKTKNGTRNSGLKVDKGYIGHKAAKMMKRSKAIEQRQNSAINEKSKLLKNIENSENLEITQLDYHKRQLAELDNISIFYGEKKVCSDVSFTIEQGERISLSGKNGSGKSSIIKLMCGEDIDFTGTLTKDSQLIISYVSQDTSNLKGNLTDYARDNGIDESLFKSILRKLDFSRIQFDKDISTYSGGQKKKVLIAKSLSEKAHLYIWDEPLNFIDVISRMQIEELLLEYMPTLVFVEHDREFCNNVATKIVELR from the coding sequence ATGTCATTAATAAATGTTACAAATCTAACCTTTGCCTATGAAGGCAGTTACGATAACATCTTTGAGAATGTAAACTTTCAAATCGATACCGATTGGAAATTAGGTTTTACCGGAAGAAACGGTAGAGGAAAGACCACTTTTATGAGTTTATTGCTTGGTAAATATGAATACAGCGGAAATATTTCTGCTCATGTCACTTTTGAATATTTTCCTTTCCAGGTGGATAACAAGGCGCTTAATACCATTGATGTGATCAGCGGGATTTTTCCGGATTATATTCATTGGAAATTAATGCGTGAACTTTCATTATTAAAGGTTTCTGAAGATGTGCTGTATCGCCCCTTTGATTCATTGTCTAACGGAGAGCAGACGAAAGTACTGTTAGCCACACTATTCATTAAGGAAAATAGTTTTCTATTGATCGATGAACCTACCAATCATCTGGATATGACGGCAAGAAAGCTGGTCAGTGATTATCTCAACACGAAAAGTGGATATATTCTGGTATCGCATGATAGATCTTTTCTTGATAATTGTGTAGACCATATTTTGTCCATCAATAAGACCAATATTGAGATTCAAAAAGGTAATTTTTCCAGCTGGTGGGAGAATAAAGTCAGACAGGATAATTTTGAGCTAGCAGAGGACGAGAAACTCAGAAGAGATATTAAACGCTTATCTGCTTCTTCTAAACGGACAGGCAACTGGTCACATGAAGTAGAAAAAACAAAAAACGGAACGAGAAATTCCGGCTTAAAGGTAGATAAAGGCTATATTGGACACAAGGCTGCTAAAATGATGAAACGCTCTAAAGCCATTGAGCAAAGACAAAATTCTGCGATCAACGAAAAGTCTAAGCTTCTTAAAAATATCGAGAATTCTGAGAATCTAGAGATTACACAGCTTGACTATCATAAACGTCAACTTGCTGAGCTAGACAATATTTCGATTTTTTACGGTGAAAAAAAGGTATGTTCAGACGTAAGCTTCACTATCGAGCAGGGTGAGCGAATTTCGCTTTCGGGTAAAAACGGCTCAGGCAAATCTAGCATCATCAAATTGATGTGTGGTGAGGATATAGATTTCACAGGCACTCTTACTAAGGATAGCCAGCTTATCATTTCCTATGTATCCCAAGACACTTCTAATCTTAAGGGGAATCTAACGGATTATGCCAGAGATAATGGAATCGATGAGAGTCTGTTTAAATCTATTCTACGAAAGCTTGATTTTTCTAGAATCCAATTTGATAAGGACATATCCACTTACAGTGGTGGTCAAAAGAAAAAAGTGCTGATTGCCAAAAGTCTTAGTGAGAAAGCTCATTTGTATATTTGGGATGAACCGCTTAATTTTATTGATGTCATTTCACGTATGCAGATAGAAGAGCTGTTGCTTGAATACATGCCAACTCTTGTTTTTGTGGAGCATGATCGGGAATTTTGCAACAATGTTGCTACGAAGATCGTTGAACTCCGCTAA
- a CDS encoding CueP family metal-binding protein yields the protein MRTKIWMASGAVVVVALGAYLFVGGNDKETPAASDTSNVKQLVQEYSSSSMKDLSASITSEQLIVTDSNNKSTKYDLPKDEFFVSIAPYVKNTHPCATHSLTGCQGELTEQAFNVYVEDTEGNVIVDQTIKSQSNGFIDLWLPRDKKYNVTIEHNGVKAKAELSTFKSDNTCVTTMQLVESI from the coding sequence ATGAGGACAAAAATCTGGATGGCTTCTGGAGCAGTTGTTGTAGTTGCTTTAGGGGCGTATTTGTTTGTGGGGGGGAACGATAAAGAGACACCTGCAGCAAGCGATACATCTAACGTTAAACAATTAGTGCAGGAATATAGTTCAAGCAGCATGAAAGACCTGTCTGCTTCCATCACTTCAGAGCAGCTCATTGTGACTGACAGCAACAATAAATCAACAAAATATGACTTACCCAAAGATGAGTTTTTTGTTTCCATCGCTCCATATGTTAAGAATACACACCCTTGTGCAACACATAGCTTGACCGGATGCCAAGGGGAATTAACGGAACAAGCGTTTAATGTATATGTTGAGGACACTGAGGGCAACGTGATTGTGGATCAAACGATAAAGTCCCAATCTAACGGGTTCATTGATCTTTGGCTACCTCGTGATAAGAAATACAATGTAACGATTGAACATAATGGAGTAAAAGCGAAAGCCGAGTTATCCACGTTTAAGAGTGATAATACTTGTGTAACAACCATGCAACTAGTAGAGAGTATCTAA
- a CDS encoding creatininase family protein yields MDIKNRASIGSAVMLSFKNTTLELSNSGMDTVVLSVGATEQFGPNLPMHLDTLIAELYADAYGRELNAYVLPTLPFNTSEEHANFKGTVTVSPNILTSMLEEIICNLIRQGFKKFLVCTGHGGSYWEGAFVKHINYKYPQIILITANHNNHNAWDEAVEAVGLENLNEMHGGLLSVCTGMWLCPELVKINSMGSDIPTENRMYADYFGWEKLTQDGCWGKFEEGNYTNEELAEKGRVFWNTFIQKRTQGLKEILEEGYRRKTQG; encoded by the coding sequence ATGGATATCAAGAATCGAGCTTCAATAGGGAGTGCTGTTATGCTTAGTTTTAAGAATACGACACTGGAATTGTCTAATAGTGGGATGGATACAGTTGTTCTATCAGTTGGAGCAACGGAGCAATTTGGGCCTAACTTACCTATGCATTTGGATACGCTTATTGCAGAGTTATATGCAGATGCTTATGGGAGAGAATTAAATGCTTACGTGTTACCTACTTTACCGTTCAATACCTCTGAAGAACATGCCAATTTCAAAGGAACAGTTACAGTAAGTCCAAATATTTTAACAAGTATGTTAGAAGAAATTATTTGTAATTTAATAAGACAAGGCTTTAAAAAGTTTTTGGTATGTACAGGACATGGTGGATCCTATTGGGAGGGAGCTTTCGTTAAACATATCAACTATAAGTACCCTCAGATTATTTTAATTACTGCAAATCATAATAATCATAATGCGTGGGATGAGGCCGTTGAAGCGGTAGGTTTAGAGAATTTAAATGAAATGCATGGAGGATTATTGTCCGTTTGTACTGGTATGTGGCTCTGTCCTGAGTTGGTTAAGATCAATTCAATGGGTTCAGATATCCCTACAGAAAACCGGATGTATGCAGATTATTTTGGATGGGAAAAGTTAACCCAGGATGGTTGTTGGGGTAAGTTTGAAGAAGGAAATTATACTAACGAAGAACTAGCTGAAAAAGGAAGAGTATTTTGGAATACATTCATTCAAAAAAGAACTCAAGGCTTAAAAGAAATTCTAGAAGAAGGGTATCGTCGAAAAACTCAAGGATGA